A portion of the Hydractinia symbiolongicarpus strain clone_291-10 chromosome 10, HSymV2.1, whole genome shotgun sequence genome contains these proteins:
- the LOC130612138 gene encoding uncharacterized protein LOC130612138 isoform X5, giving the protein MSVSFCEALISFCEVNSQTTIKDIHIRCKKLSALTKSDHGEEQKKQEHLSNKYDWCKSAKLIVERCWHQLNSNGRIGVIRNNQNAHRTDIEVAILDFVLCLAGCYTNSEEGCMKKCIASGLMYTIIKYIYCLVKDIKEPEDNQSTQWLLRDGVMTIVYNCSRTPYNRDWYRDPSSLEGISSSDLRSRYISKDNKILEDHQDREITSVQSMVSNIQEISHAITSKWKYMMAATYIAPVYHLSAVLTLAHLYCEADKTNVSLVEEEIVSRLMEYTIESLHSKNFECESFSLEEMLNGLQRMVVNTENQQKDNEHGDVSSNASGIEWELNKNQIDHDDTEHSAKHIMISYSWKQKSVVKDIVVKLKEYGFKLWFDESDMTDELCIAMAHAIQNAEVFLLFASRTYQESANCKSEATYARERNVKIIPIILEEDWKPDNWLGFIMSDKYYIKIPRNNPSMLLNTFDELRKKLESHITKPDSKHTVNQVDEHRRMYPTENESGIVKEIKMLSPEDWDQSRTLQWMDENDIIILARKHNLNGEKLKFLYELMSQHPVLFYKFLMEDFSLGNFDEVSNFVIALQKLFKNHLQN; this is encoded by the exons ATGTCTGT GTCATTTTGCGAGGCCTTGATCAGTTTTTGTGAAGTCAATTCCCAAACAACTATAAAAGACATCCACATTCGTTGCAAAAAACTTTCCGCTTTAACTAAAAGCGACCACGGGgaagaacaaaagaaacaagaacATTTAAGCAATAAATATGATTGGTGCAAATCAGCCAAACTTATTGTGGAAAGGTGTTGGCATCAATTGAATAGTAATGGACGAATTGGAGTGATAAGGAACAATCAG aacGCGCATAGAACGGATATTGAGGTTGCCATCTTAGACTTTGTACTATGTCTGGCCGGTTGCTATACTAATTCAGAAGAGGGGTGTATGAAAAAATGTATTGCAAGTGGTCTGATGTACACAATTATAAAATACATATATTGTCTGGTGAAAGACATTAAAGAACCGGAAGATAATCag TCAACACAATGGTTGCTTCGCGATGGAGTTATGACTATTGTTTACAACTGTTCCAGAACACCATATAATAGAGATTGGTATCGAGATCCATCTTCCCTTGAGGGGATATCTTCCAGTGATTTACGTTCCAGATATATTTCCAAAGATAACAAGATACTTGAAGATCATCAGGACAG AGAGATAACTTCTGTCCAATCAATGGTCTCTAACATCCAAGAAATATCGCATGCTATTACATCAAAGTGGAAGTATATGATGGCGGCCACATATATTGCTCCCGTATATCATCTTTCTGCTGTGTTGACTTTGGCCCATTTATATTGTGAAGCGGACAAGACAAATGTATCTCTAGTAGAAGAAG AAATAGTATCACGCTTGATGGAATACACAATCGAAAGTTTGCATTCCAAAAACTTTGAATGTGAAAGTTTTTCTTTGGAAGAAATGTTAAATGGATTGCAAAGGATGGTTGTAAATACGGAGAATCAGCAAAAA GACAACGAACATGGCGATGTATCCTCCAACGCGTCAGGAATCGAATGGGAGCTAAACAAGAACCAAATCG ATCACGATGACACCGAACACAGTGCAAAGCACATCATGATCAGCTATAGTTGGAAGCAAAAGAGTGTCGTTAAAGATATTGTTGTAAAGTTGAAAGAGTATGGATTTAAACTTTGGTTTGATGAAAGTGACATGACAGATGAACTTTGTATTGCTATGGCACACGCTATACAGAATGCGGAAGTGTTTTTGCTGTTTGCATCACGAACTTATCAAGAAAGCGCTAATTGCAAATCAG aaGCAACATACGCTCGTGAAAGGAATGTCAAAATAATTCCAATCATTCTTGAAGAAGACTGGAAACCTGACAATTGGTTGGGATTTATCATGAGTGATAAATATTATATCAAGATTCCTCGGAACAATCCGAGTATGCTTCTCAATACGTTTGATGAATTGAGGAAAAAGCTAGAGTCTCACATAACAAAGCCCGATAGCAAACATACAGTTAATCAAGTGGATGAACATCGACGTATGTATCCAACAG AGAATGAATCTGGAATAGTTAAAGAGATCAAAATGCTTTCTCCAGAAGATTGGGACCAAAGTAGAACATTGCAGTGGATGGATGAAAATGATATTATCAT tttggcACGAAAGCATAATCTAAACGGTGAAAAGTTAAAATTCTTGTATGAGCTAATGAGTCAG caTCCCGTGTTATTTTACAAGTTCTTGATGGAAGATTTCAGTTTGGGAAATTTTGATGAAGTATCCAATTTTGTGATTGCgctgcagaaattatttaaaaatcactTGCAAAATTAG
- the LOC130612138 gene encoding uncharacterized protein LOC130612138 isoform X2, whose translation MSVSFCEALISFCEVNSQTTIKDIHIRCKKLSALTKSDHGEEQKKQEHLSNKYDWCKSAKLIVERCWHQLNSNGRIGVIRNNQNAHRTDIEVAILDFVLCLAGCYTNSEEGCMKKCIASGLMYTIIKYIYCLVKDIKEPEDNQSTQWLLRDGVMTIVYNCSRTPYNRDWYRDPSSLEGISSSDLRSRYISKDNKILEDHQDREITSVQSMVSNIQEISHAITSKWKYMMAATYIAPVYHLSAVLTLAHLYCEADKTNVSLVEEEIVSRLMEYTIESLHSKNFECESFSLEEMLNGLQRMVVNTENQQKIVDAGVLDVVLKVLQHDHIPIAALNEALKVVWQLSFSYCEKIKENTTLCQLIYKLKDNEHGDVSSNASGIEWELNKNQIDHDDTEHSAKHIMISYSWKQKSVVKDIVVKLKEYGFKLWFDESDMTDELCIAMAHAIQNAEVFLLFASRTYQESANCKSEATYARERNVKIIPIILEEDWKPDNWLGFIMSDKYYIKIPRNNPSMLLNTFDELRKKLESHITKPDSKHTVNQVDEHRQNESGIVKEIKMLSPEDWDQSRTLQWMDENDIIILARKHNLNGEKLKFLYELMSQHPVLFYKFLMEDFSLGNFDEVSNFVIALQKLFKNHLQN comes from the exons ATGTCTGT GTCATTTTGCGAGGCCTTGATCAGTTTTTGTGAAGTCAATTCCCAAACAACTATAAAAGACATCCACATTCGTTGCAAAAAACTTTCCGCTTTAACTAAAAGCGACCACGGGgaagaacaaaagaaacaagaacATTTAAGCAATAAATATGATTGGTGCAAATCAGCCAAACTTATTGTGGAAAGGTGTTGGCATCAATTGAATAGTAATGGACGAATTGGAGTGATAAGGAACAATCAG aacGCGCATAGAACGGATATTGAGGTTGCCATCTTAGACTTTGTACTATGTCTGGCCGGTTGCTATACTAATTCAGAAGAGGGGTGTATGAAAAAATGTATTGCAAGTGGTCTGATGTACACAATTATAAAATACATATATTGTCTGGTGAAAGACATTAAAGAACCGGAAGATAATCag TCAACACAATGGTTGCTTCGCGATGGAGTTATGACTATTGTTTACAACTGTTCCAGAACACCATATAATAGAGATTGGTATCGAGATCCATCTTCCCTTGAGGGGATATCTTCCAGTGATTTACGTTCCAGATATATTTCCAAAGATAACAAGATACTTGAAGATCATCAGGACAG AGAGATAACTTCTGTCCAATCAATGGTCTCTAACATCCAAGAAATATCGCATGCTATTACATCAAAGTGGAAGTATATGATGGCGGCCACATATATTGCTCCCGTATATCATCTTTCTGCTGTGTTGACTTTGGCCCATTTATATTGTGAAGCGGACAAGACAAATGTATCTCTAGTAGAAGAAG AAATAGTATCACGCTTGATGGAATACACAATCGAAAGTTTGCATTCCAAAAACTTTGAATGTGAAAGTTTTTCTTTGGAAGAAATGTTAAATGGATTGCAAAGGATGGTTGTAAATACGGAGAATCAGCAAAAA ATTGTAGACGCTGGCGTTCTTGACGTTGTTCTGAAAGTACTACAGCATGACCATATCCCAATAGCTGCACTAAATGAAGCATTGAAAGTTGTGTGGCAACTATCTTTTAGTTACTGTGAGAAAATTAAAGAGAATACTACGCTATGTCAGCTTATATATAAGTTAAAG GACAACGAACATGGCGATGTATCCTCCAACGCGTCAGGAATCGAATGGGAGCTAAACAAGAACCAAATCG ATCACGATGACACCGAACACAGTGCAAAGCACATCATGATCAGCTATAGTTGGAAGCAAAAGAGTGTCGTTAAAGATATTGTTGTAAAGTTGAAAGAGTATGGATTTAAACTTTGGTTTGATGAAAGTGACATGACAGATGAACTTTGTATTGCTATGGCACACGCTATACAGAATGCGGAAGTGTTTTTGCTGTTTGCATCACGAACTTATCAAGAAAGCGCTAATTGCAAATCAG aaGCAACATACGCTCGTGAAAGGAATGTCAAAATAATTCCAATCATTCTTGAAGAAGACTGGAAACCTGACAATTGGTTGGGATTTATCATGAGTGATAAATATTATATCAAGATTCCTCGGAACAATCCGAGTATGCTTCTCAATACGTTTGATGAATTGAGGAAAAAGCTAGAGTCTCACATAACAAAGCCCGATAGCAAACATACAGTTAATCAAGTGGATGAACATCGAC AGAATGAATCTGGAATAGTTAAAGAGATCAAAATGCTTTCTCCAGAAGATTGGGACCAAAGTAGAACATTGCAGTGGATGGATGAAAATGATATTATCAT tttggcACGAAAGCATAATCTAAACGGTGAAAAGTTAAAATTCTTGTATGAGCTAATGAGTCAG caTCCCGTGTTATTTTACAAGTTCTTGATGGAAGATTTCAGTTTGGGAAATTTTGATGAAGTATCCAATTTTGTGATTGCgctgcagaaattatttaaaaatcactTGCAAAATTAG
- the LOC130612138 gene encoding uncharacterized protein LOC130612138 isoform X1 — protein sequence MSVSFCEALISFCEVNSQTTIKDIHIRCKKLSALTKSDHGEEQKKQEHLSNKYDWCKSAKLIVERCWHQLNSNGRIGVIRNNQNAHRTDIEVAILDFVLCLAGCYTNSEEGCMKKCIASGLMYTIIKYIYCLVKDIKEPEDNQSTQWLLRDGVMTIVYNCSRTPYNRDWYRDPSSLEGISSSDLRSRYISKDNKILEDHQDREITSVQSMVSNIQEISHAITSKWKYMMAATYIAPVYHLSAVLTLAHLYCEADKTNVSLVEEEIVSRLMEYTIESLHSKNFECESFSLEEMLNGLQRMVVNTENQQKIVDAGVLDVVLKVLQHDHIPIAALNEALKVVWQLSFSYCEKIKENTTLCQLIYKLKDNEHGDVSSNASGIEWELNKNQIDHDDTEHSAKHIMISYSWKQKSVVKDIVVKLKEYGFKLWFDESDMTDELCIAMAHAIQNAEVFLLFASRTYQESANCKSEATYARERNVKIIPIILEEDWKPDNWLGFIMSDKYYIKIPRNNPSMLLNTFDELRKKLESHITKPDSKHTVNQVDEHRRMYPTENESGIVKEIKMLSPEDWDQSRTLQWMDENDIIILARKHNLNGEKLKFLYELMSQHPVLFYKFLMEDFSLGNFDEVSNFVIALQKLFKNHLQN from the exons ATGTCTGT GTCATTTTGCGAGGCCTTGATCAGTTTTTGTGAAGTCAATTCCCAAACAACTATAAAAGACATCCACATTCGTTGCAAAAAACTTTCCGCTTTAACTAAAAGCGACCACGGGgaagaacaaaagaaacaagaacATTTAAGCAATAAATATGATTGGTGCAAATCAGCCAAACTTATTGTGGAAAGGTGTTGGCATCAATTGAATAGTAATGGACGAATTGGAGTGATAAGGAACAATCAG aacGCGCATAGAACGGATATTGAGGTTGCCATCTTAGACTTTGTACTATGTCTGGCCGGTTGCTATACTAATTCAGAAGAGGGGTGTATGAAAAAATGTATTGCAAGTGGTCTGATGTACACAATTATAAAATACATATATTGTCTGGTGAAAGACATTAAAGAACCGGAAGATAATCag TCAACACAATGGTTGCTTCGCGATGGAGTTATGACTATTGTTTACAACTGTTCCAGAACACCATATAATAGAGATTGGTATCGAGATCCATCTTCCCTTGAGGGGATATCTTCCAGTGATTTACGTTCCAGATATATTTCCAAAGATAACAAGATACTTGAAGATCATCAGGACAG AGAGATAACTTCTGTCCAATCAATGGTCTCTAACATCCAAGAAATATCGCATGCTATTACATCAAAGTGGAAGTATATGATGGCGGCCACATATATTGCTCCCGTATATCATCTTTCTGCTGTGTTGACTTTGGCCCATTTATATTGTGAAGCGGACAAGACAAATGTATCTCTAGTAGAAGAAG AAATAGTATCACGCTTGATGGAATACACAATCGAAAGTTTGCATTCCAAAAACTTTGAATGTGAAAGTTTTTCTTTGGAAGAAATGTTAAATGGATTGCAAAGGATGGTTGTAAATACGGAGAATCAGCAAAAA ATTGTAGACGCTGGCGTTCTTGACGTTGTTCTGAAAGTACTACAGCATGACCATATCCCAATAGCTGCACTAAATGAAGCATTGAAAGTTGTGTGGCAACTATCTTTTAGTTACTGTGAGAAAATTAAAGAGAATACTACGCTATGTCAGCTTATATATAAGTTAAAG GACAACGAACATGGCGATGTATCCTCCAACGCGTCAGGAATCGAATGGGAGCTAAACAAGAACCAAATCG ATCACGATGACACCGAACACAGTGCAAAGCACATCATGATCAGCTATAGTTGGAAGCAAAAGAGTGTCGTTAAAGATATTGTTGTAAAGTTGAAAGAGTATGGATTTAAACTTTGGTTTGATGAAAGTGACATGACAGATGAACTTTGTATTGCTATGGCACACGCTATACAGAATGCGGAAGTGTTTTTGCTGTTTGCATCACGAACTTATCAAGAAAGCGCTAATTGCAAATCAG aaGCAACATACGCTCGTGAAAGGAATGTCAAAATAATTCCAATCATTCTTGAAGAAGACTGGAAACCTGACAATTGGTTGGGATTTATCATGAGTGATAAATATTATATCAAGATTCCTCGGAACAATCCGAGTATGCTTCTCAATACGTTTGATGAATTGAGGAAAAAGCTAGAGTCTCACATAACAAAGCCCGATAGCAAACATACAGTTAATCAAGTGGATGAACATCGACGTATGTATCCAACAG AGAATGAATCTGGAATAGTTAAAGAGATCAAAATGCTTTCTCCAGAAGATTGGGACCAAAGTAGAACATTGCAGTGGATGGATGAAAATGATATTATCAT tttggcACGAAAGCATAATCTAAACGGTGAAAAGTTAAAATTCTTGTATGAGCTAATGAGTCAG caTCCCGTGTTATTTTACAAGTTCTTGATGGAAGATTTCAGTTTGGGAAATTTTGATGAAGTATCCAATTTTGTGATTGCgctgcagaaattatttaaaaatcactTGCAAAATTAG
- the LOC130612138 gene encoding uncharacterized protein LOC130612138 isoform X3 → MSVSFCEALISFCEVNSQTTIKDIHIRCKKLSALTKSDHGEEQKKQEHLSNKYDWCKSAKLIVERCWHQLNSNGRIGVIRNNQNAHRTDIEVAILDFVLCLAGCYTNSEEGCMKKCIASGLMYTIIKYIYCLVKDIKEPEDNQSTQWLLRDGVMTIVYNCSRTPYNRDWYRDPSSLEGISSSDLRSRYISKDNKILEDHQDREITSVQSMVSNIQEISHAITSKWKYMMAATYIAPVYHLSAVLTLAHLYCEADKTNVSLVEEEIVSRLMEYTIESLHSKNFECESFSLEEMLNGLQRMVVNTENQQKIVDAGVLDVVLKVLQHDHIPIAALNEALKVVWQLSFSYCEKIKENTTLCQLIYKLKDNEHGDVSSNASGIEWELNKNQIDHDDTEHSAKHIMISYSWKQKSVVKDIVVKLKEYGFKLWFDESDMTDELCIAMAHAIQNAEVFLLFASRTYQESANCKSEATYARERNVKIIPIILEEDWKPDNWLGFIMSDKYYIKIPRNNPSMLLNTFDELRKKLESHITKPDSKHTVNQVDEHRRMYPTENESGIVKEIKMLSPEDWDQSRTLQWMDENDIIILARKHNLNGEKLKFLYELMSQISQNINTNCAKENFYTILFKRNLSLI, encoded by the exons ATGTCTGT GTCATTTTGCGAGGCCTTGATCAGTTTTTGTGAAGTCAATTCCCAAACAACTATAAAAGACATCCACATTCGTTGCAAAAAACTTTCCGCTTTAACTAAAAGCGACCACGGGgaagaacaaaagaaacaagaacATTTAAGCAATAAATATGATTGGTGCAAATCAGCCAAACTTATTGTGGAAAGGTGTTGGCATCAATTGAATAGTAATGGACGAATTGGAGTGATAAGGAACAATCAG aacGCGCATAGAACGGATATTGAGGTTGCCATCTTAGACTTTGTACTATGTCTGGCCGGTTGCTATACTAATTCAGAAGAGGGGTGTATGAAAAAATGTATTGCAAGTGGTCTGATGTACACAATTATAAAATACATATATTGTCTGGTGAAAGACATTAAAGAACCGGAAGATAATCag TCAACACAATGGTTGCTTCGCGATGGAGTTATGACTATTGTTTACAACTGTTCCAGAACACCATATAATAGAGATTGGTATCGAGATCCATCTTCCCTTGAGGGGATATCTTCCAGTGATTTACGTTCCAGATATATTTCCAAAGATAACAAGATACTTGAAGATCATCAGGACAG AGAGATAACTTCTGTCCAATCAATGGTCTCTAACATCCAAGAAATATCGCATGCTATTACATCAAAGTGGAAGTATATGATGGCGGCCACATATATTGCTCCCGTATATCATCTTTCTGCTGTGTTGACTTTGGCCCATTTATATTGTGAAGCGGACAAGACAAATGTATCTCTAGTAGAAGAAG AAATAGTATCACGCTTGATGGAATACACAATCGAAAGTTTGCATTCCAAAAACTTTGAATGTGAAAGTTTTTCTTTGGAAGAAATGTTAAATGGATTGCAAAGGATGGTTGTAAATACGGAGAATCAGCAAAAA ATTGTAGACGCTGGCGTTCTTGACGTTGTTCTGAAAGTACTACAGCATGACCATATCCCAATAGCTGCACTAAATGAAGCATTGAAAGTTGTGTGGCAACTATCTTTTAGTTACTGTGAGAAAATTAAAGAGAATACTACGCTATGTCAGCTTATATATAAGTTAAAG GACAACGAACATGGCGATGTATCCTCCAACGCGTCAGGAATCGAATGGGAGCTAAACAAGAACCAAATCG ATCACGATGACACCGAACACAGTGCAAAGCACATCATGATCAGCTATAGTTGGAAGCAAAAGAGTGTCGTTAAAGATATTGTTGTAAAGTTGAAAGAGTATGGATTTAAACTTTGGTTTGATGAAAGTGACATGACAGATGAACTTTGTATTGCTATGGCACACGCTATACAGAATGCGGAAGTGTTTTTGCTGTTTGCATCACGAACTTATCAAGAAAGCGCTAATTGCAAATCAG aaGCAACATACGCTCGTGAAAGGAATGTCAAAATAATTCCAATCATTCTTGAAGAAGACTGGAAACCTGACAATTGGTTGGGATTTATCATGAGTGATAAATATTATATCAAGATTCCTCGGAACAATCCGAGTATGCTTCTCAATACGTTTGATGAATTGAGGAAAAAGCTAGAGTCTCACATAACAAAGCCCGATAGCAAACATACAGTTAATCAAGTGGATGAACATCGACGTATGTATCCAACAG AGAATGAATCTGGAATAGTTAAAGAGATCAAAATGCTTTCTCCAGAAGATTGGGACCAAAGTAGAACATTGCAGTGGATGGATGAAAATGATATTATCAT tttggcACGAAAGCATAATCTAAACGGTGAAAAGTTAAAATTCTTGTATGAGCTAATGAGTCAG ATCTCACAAAACATCAACACAAATTGTGCAAAAGAGAACTTTTATACAATTTTGTTtaaacgaaacttgagtttgATTTAA
- the LOC130612138 gene encoding uncharacterized protein LOC130612138 isoform X4 codes for MSVSFCEALISFCEVNSQTTIKDIHIRCKKLSALTKSDHGEEQKKQEHLSNKYDWCKSAKLIVERCWHQLNSNGRIGVIRNNQNAHRTDIEVAILDFVLCLAGCYTNSEEGCMKKCIASGLMYTIIKYIYCLVKDIKEPEDNQSTQWLLRDGVMTIVYNCSRTPYNRDWYRDPSSLEGISSSDLRSRYISKDNKILEDHQDREITSVQSMVSNIQEISHAITSKWKYMMAATYIAPVYHLSAVLTLAHLYCEADKTNVSLVEEEIVSRLMEYTIESLHSKNFECESFSLEEMLNGLQRMVVNTENQQKIVDAGVLDVVLKVLQHDHIPIAALNEALKVVWQLSFSYCEKIKENTTLCQLIYKLKDNEHGDVSSNASGIEWELNKNQIDHDDTEHSAKHIMISYSWKQKSVVKDIVVKLKEYGFKLWFDESDMTDELCIAMAHAIQNAEVFLLFASRTYQESANCKSEATYARERNVKIIPIILEEDWKPDNWLGFIMSDKYYIKIPRNNPSMLLNTFDELRKKLESHITKPDSKHTVNQVDEHRRMYPTENESGIVKEIKMLSPEDWDQSRTLQWMDENDIIISGNIVTLYCYRRKSRITSKLLSANINIQVNNDQFRRTIFLFEL; via the exons ATGTCTGT GTCATTTTGCGAGGCCTTGATCAGTTTTTGTGAAGTCAATTCCCAAACAACTATAAAAGACATCCACATTCGTTGCAAAAAACTTTCCGCTTTAACTAAAAGCGACCACGGGgaagaacaaaagaaacaagaacATTTAAGCAATAAATATGATTGGTGCAAATCAGCCAAACTTATTGTGGAAAGGTGTTGGCATCAATTGAATAGTAATGGACGAATTGGAGTGATAAGGAACAATCAG aacGCGCATAGAACGGATATTGAGGTTGCCATCTTAGACTTTGTACTATGTCTGGCCGGTTGCTATACTAATTCAGAAGAGGGGTGTATGAAAAAATGTATTGCAAGTGGTCTGATGTACACAATTATAAAATACATATATTGTCTGGTGAAAGACATTAAAGAACCGGAAGATAATCag TCAACACAATGGTTGCTTCGCGATGGAGTTATGACTATTGTTTACAACTGTTCCAGAACACCATATAATAGAGATTGGTATCGAGATCCATCTTCCCTTGAGGGGATATCTTCCAGTGATTTACGTTCCAGATATATTTCCAAAGATAACAAGATACTTGAAGATCATCAGGACAG AGAGATAACTTCTGTCCAATCAATGGTCTCTAACATCCAAGAAATATCGCATGCTATTACATCAAAGTGGAAGTATATGATGGCGGCCACATATATTGCTCCCGTATATCATCTTTCTGCTGTGTTGACTTTGGCCCATTTATATTGTGAAGCGGACAAGACAAATGTATCTCTAGTAGAAGAAG AAATAGTATCACGCTTGATGGAATACACAATCGAAAGTTTGCATTCCAAAAACTTTGAATGTGAAAGTTTTTCTTTGGAAGAAATGTTAAATGGATTGCAAAGGATGGTTGTAAATACGGAGAATCAGCAAAAA ATTGTAGACGCTGGCGTTCTTGACGTTGTTCTGAAAGTACTACAGCATGACCATATCCCAATAGCTGCACTAAATGAAGCATTGAAAGTTGTGTGGCAACTATCTTTTAGTTACTGTGAGAAAATTAAAGAGAATACTACGCTATGTCAGCTTATATATAAGTTAAAG GACAACGAACATGGCGATGTATCCTCCAACGCGTCAGGAATCGAATGGGAGCTAAACAAGAACCAAATCG ATCACGATGACACCGAACACAGTGCAAAGCACATCATGATCAGCTATAGTTGGAAGCAAAAGAGTGTCGTTAAAGATATTGTTGTAAAGTTGAAAGAGTATGGATTTAAACTTTGGTTTGATGAAAGTGACATGACAGATGAACTTTGTATTGCTATGGCACACGCTATACAGAATGCGGAAGTGTTTTTGCTGTTTGCATCACGAACTTATCAAGAAAGCGCTAATTGCAAATCAG aaGCAACATACGCTCGTGAAAGGAATGTCAAAATAATTCCAATCATTCTTGAAGAAGACTGGAAACCTGACAATTGGTTGGGATTTATCATGAGTGATAAATATTATATCAAGATTCCTCGGAACAATCCGAGTATGCTTCTCAATACGTTTGATGAATTGAGGAAAAAGCTAGAGTCTCACATAACAAAGCCCGATAGCAAACATACAGTTAATCAAGTGGATGAACATCGACGTATGTATCCAACAG AGAATGAATCTGGAATAGTTAAAGAGATCAAAATGCTTTCTCCAGAAGATTGGGACCAAAGTAGAACATTGCAGTGGATGGATGAAAATGATATTATCAT TTCTGGAAACATAGTAACATTATATTGCTATAGAAGAAAATCCAGAATAACAAGCAAATTGCTATCTGCAAATATTAATATTCAGGTGAACAATGATCAATTCAGACGAACAATTTTTCTATTCGAACTTTAA